The region tataaattacaaatagagaacaataataacaatgaacagctataataaccctccttcccaccaccaccctctaccctttgcaaccccaacaatagctgatttctactacaccaaggaatcctaattcacactgttaaaatgtccaggggtataaaatacaacccattctatatgccctagagggaaaaaatatgccctatgaagcactgttacggTTTTTttatctgtggataaataagaagtcattcaatctagctctccagtcttccacagtccttcctggaatagaagttgtcttcttagaagatgtgctggtagcaggatgtacaggatcccccatgcaaattttgctagttgtggccagtatgtttgcttgtttttccaaaaaatcaaaatatctcaCTTAAACATaagtaacagtccagttcattaacaagcttcaaagtagaaaatgacacgggtcCCCTGTccatgtgggctctgtccccatccccatcccatgggctctgtccccgccccgtccccgtctccatccccacagttactgcagttccctgtccccgtgtcattctctagttgtgCCACCTTCGACAACACACACATCTCTGTAGCAGGACTGAATTTGaatatatttcaattaaaaaaaggtCTTAATTATTAGTGGAGAGGGTGTGGCACAGCAGTAGAGGATGATTCCAGAATGTGTCCGCATCTCAGCACTCCACTCCATAGCGGTCAAAGTGGCGCAGTAGGACCCCCAGCTGCAGGTGTATCTTTCCCATGGCAGTGGTCTGCAGACGGTAACGGTCAGCCCCACTATAGATCAGGTCACTGTTCTTCAGCTGAGGCCCACCTCCGACAAACAGCTGGGACAGCTGCTCTTGCCAGGAGCCCTGAGGGCGCCAAGTCACACACTCCAACTGGTGGAAGCCAGGGCTGGAGGGCACGTGGCAGAAGCCATAGCCATATAGCTCATGGCGGCCAAAGGAGTCTTGATGCCAAACCTGCAGGTGCAACTTGGGCCAACCTAGGAGAGTGAGAGAATGAAAACCAGTCAGTCTAAAATCCTGTATTTGCACattcaggccccgatgctcaataGTAAATGCGGGCTGTTAGCGCCgtactagcacccgcatttacctgcgcagaatgttcagaaggGTCTAGAGCGGCAAACAGCACATGCACCAGGCCTTAGCGCACACAGCATGCAAATgcagtcaagctcatgttaatgagggcATTTTgtgttcctccccaatgctcagaaaacagaaCCCTAAACAAAATT is a window of Microcaecilia unicolor chromosome 11, aMicUni1.1, whole genome shotgun sequence DNA encoding:
- the B9D2 gene encoding B9 domain-containing protein 2 — encoded protein: MAEVHIIGQIMGASGFPQHSLFCKWGVHAGSAWKLLSGVAEGQTQVDNPQNEEMAFWSHPIDIHFATKGLQGWPKLHLQVWHQDSFGRHELYGYGFCHVPSSPGFHQLECVTWRPQGSWQEQLSQLFVGGGPQLKNSDLIYSGADRYRLQTTAMGKIHLQLGVLLRHFDRYGVEC